A genomic stretch from Juglans microcarpa x Juglans regia isolate MS1-56 chromosome 3S, Jm3101_v1.0, whole genome shotgun sequence includes:
- the LOC121258784 gene encoding protein FAR1-RELATED SEQUENCE 5-like, producing the protein MDADIEHSDRECDEVGIDNDIECDETIEQPTYGKQKGFGVCKRNSRQDDDGNIRWICLACVRGGTSKSKAANVMKPRQIEKIGCMARINAILNNEDARSRAAYESFGDVITFDTTYLTNMYKMPFAQFVGVNRHGQSILFGYGLISNEDANTFEWLFESWLKCMNYQPPKAIITDQDKAMKIAISRVFPMSRLRLCLWHIMKKFPENFGSHSRYEEIKSTLHKCIYDSFSEPEFESHWRDMLDTYDLHVNAWLVSLYSDRRFWYDSAFKRKVENEAITDFSSFNTEIPCISRYPLEKQFQKAYTIAKFKEVQEELRGFLYLTTSLVGCEGGRNTFIVADEVQVGDDLLKRATFTVKVDEDPLDVK; encoded by the exons ATGGATGCCGACATAGAACATTCTGATCGTGAGTGTGATGAAGTAGGAATTGATAATGACATTGAATGTGATGAAACTATTGAACAACCTACG TATGGTAAGCAGAAGGGCTTTGGAGTGTGTAAAAGAAATTCTAGGCAAGATGACGATGGGAACATCAGATGGATTTGCTTGGCATGTGTGCGAGGAGGCACATCAAAGAGTAAGGCTGCCAATGTTATGAAACCAAGACAGATAGAGAAGATAGGGTGTATGGCTAGGATTAATGCGATACTAAATAATGAAG ATGCCAGAAGTAGAGCTGCGTATGAATCATTCGGGGATGTCATTACATTTGACACAACATATTTGACTAATATGTATAAGATGCCTTTTGCACAGTTTGTGGGTGTTAACCGCCATGGACAGTCAATCCTATTCGGGTACGGATTGATATCCAATGAGGATGCAAATACATTTGAGTGGTTGTTTGAGTCATGGTTGAAGTGTATGAATTACCAACCACCAAAGGCAATCATCACAGACCAAGATAAGGCCATGAAAATTGCAATTTCGAGAGTGTTTCCAATGTCTAGGCTTCGTTTATGCTTGTGGCATATAATGAAAAAGTTTCCTGAAAATTTTGGATCACATTCTCGATATGAGGAAATTAAGAGTACTCTACATAAGTGCATTTATGACTCTTTCAGTGAGCCTGAATTCGAATCACATTGGCGTGATATGCTCGATACCTATGATCTGCATGTGAATGCATGGTTGGTATCACTATATAGTGATCGCCGTTTTTGG TACGATTCAGCCTTTAAGAGGAAGGTAGAGAATGAAGCAATTACTGACTTTAGTTCATTTAATACGGAGATTCCTTGCATAAGTCGTTATCCTCTTGAGAAGCAATTTCAAAAAGCATATACAATTGCTAAATTCAAAGAAGTGCAAGAGGAATTGCGAGGATTTCTATATTTGACTACTTCATTAGTGGGATGTGAAGGTGGTAGAAATACTTTTATTGTTGCCGATGAGGTTCAAGTTGGTGATGACTTGTTAAAACGTGCAACCTTCACTGTCAAAGTTGATGAAGATCCTCTTGATGTTAAATGa